The DNA sequence ATTGGTGCGCACAGTGTTGAACATAAATTTGTGCTTTAGAAGAGTGAAGCTGAAGCACATTTTCTTAAATATCAAGCCATGGGCATCAACTGAGCCGATAGCAGCTTTGCGTTTACCAGCCTTATTCAAGTCGTCCCACCATTGGATAGAAGCTCGAGATCCACGACGGATAAAATTATGTGCCAGAAGCACCCACAATAACCCGTTTATACTGGGACGTATCTTGGATACCCAGTTAGATAAGGCATTCCAGATTTCCAGACCTGAAAACTGGTCAATAGAAGTATCAGTCCACACATATTTTCTGATCTGCCGGGAGGAACGTCGTTCAAAAGGGTGCGCTGCAAAAGTTATTGCTCCCTGATTACGGTAATAAGGCACATATTCCCCGGCAGGTTTATTTCTGAGAACTTCCTCATTGCCATACACCAGCAGATGATTATTATTATCCGGGTCATTGATCTCAAAACCAGGAATAATAGTTAATTTTTTTTCAGCTTTTAAAGATTTATCTTCTTTCGCTTCATTACTAAGATGATCATTTATGGCAATATAATCAAGATTATGCTTATAGGCTGCTTTGATCACATCTTCCACGGGTGTGCGCGAATCAAATGAATATTTTGTATGCACGTGCAGGCAGCCTGTAAGTTCCTGATATTTTCGCTGAAAGATCTTGCGGATGATCATGCTCTATTTCACCACCATGATCTTAAGCCAGTCTCTTTTAGCGGAATGGTTTATCTGCATGAGATATATGCCATTACCTGCCAGATGCTGCTTATTATCATATCCATCCCAGGTAAGCTCGCCAGCTTCAAGGTTCCGTACTATCTGTCCCTTGATATTATAAATATTTATCTGAACTGCACTGCTCCTGAGCGTTTCCGGTAATTTAACCTTCAAAGATCCTTGAAGATTAAAGGGGTTTGGGTACGCCAGGAAAGTATGTAATGAGCTGATCTCATCATCAGTAGTTTCCACGATGCCAAAATCCGAAAATGATAACTCACCACTAGCCCAGATCATATTATCATTTGTGTTTTGCACCCAGAATAAGAGTTTGCAGTTATTTATATCTCCACTGATAGGAGTAAATTTATATAATTGATTAAATTTGGTTCGCTTATCTACCGGTACTCCATTGGCTAATCCACCCAGTTCTGCTGACGCAAATTTGATAGTATCAAGGAATACTTTCCCATCTAACTGCTCATTTAAAGGCAGACCATCTTCATAGATCATCCCAAATATTTCACATGATGAAGCCAGACTGGTTAGTACCAGATTTTCACCCGGATCAAGAAGAACTGAAACATGCACATCTTCCAGTGTATCTACCAATGCTTCGATATGAGATATTTCCACAAAACTGTGCATACTATCAATCTCGGCACATTTTTCCAGTAGATGATTCTCATAATTATTTGCATCATACCCGATAATGGGGTCTCCACTGACCACAGTTGCCGGTAAATTATAAAGCTCATAATAATAGAATCGCTCCTCAGCTAGTGAATTATAATAACTGATATCCTGATAATTGGGGAAATAATTGATTGGCAGCAGCTGATAATCAGTAATTCCATCCTGAGTATTCCAGATCCCATCTGTATAGGTATCATCAAGTTCCACCATATTTTCAAACATTATACTGGATTGAGTATAATTAAATGTATTCCTGTTAATTTCCGCACTATTATTATCAATAAGCTGATCATCTTCACAATATAGAGTTGTGGTAAATTTATACTGCCCGGGATAAGAACTCAAAATATAACTAATATCATCAATTTCAGAAAGATCAATATCTGCTCCGGCAGCTATATCATATACATAAAGGGTATCGTTTTCCAATGCACCGGGAAATTCTTTTGTTATCACTACAGAAAGGCTGTCCACACTTACAGATGAGTTATTATGTATAGTTGCCCGGGGAAAGATCTCCTCACCTGCTGAAAAAATCCCTTCCAGATAGAAATCAGAAACCTCAAGGTCTATATCCATAAAATGAAACTCACCAGTCAGGGTGAATAAGAATTCATTCGCAAAACCATTGGCGGACATACTTAGCCAGCTTCCTTCATCTCCATAATAAGGATCCCAATAATAACTATGGCTGCCATCTCCATTAGATGCAGAAACATATTGCTGATTACCTAATCCAGTGGGGTAATTTACCACCAACCAGAAAAGTGTGTCAGCTGCTGCGGTAAGGTCAATCTCATTCCAGCCGGGTACAAGGTTTGCATTTGTCAGTGTGCTGGAAGTGATCTCTTCTCC is a window from the Candidatus Stygibacter australis genome containing:
- a CDS encoding PHP domain-containing protein; its protein translation is MIIRKIFQRKYQELTGCLHVHTKYSFDSRTPVEDVIKAAYKHNLDYIAINDHLSNEAKEDKSLKAEKKLTIIPGFEINDPDNNNHLLVYGNEEVLRNKPAGEYVPYYRNQGAITFAAHPFERRSSRQIRKYVWTDTSIDQFSGLEIWNALSNWVSKIRPSINGLLWVLLAHNFIRRGSRASIQWWDDLNKAGKRKAAIGSVDAHGLIFKKMCFSFTLLKHKFMFNTVRTNVLLPEDWEINKENILKALAEGRSYVINYHRGIPYNFYAGISAQNEPGVSFGEEIEFRQGLHYYYHLPKIARVRLYYNGDLISQQLDEKGRFEINSPGNYRLEVLLNRLGWIYTNNIYIK
- a CDS encoding T9SS type A sorting domain-containing protein; this encodes MRTLIIWSLILLSSVAWGLQFEAGSGIDVSRIERENEAAYHTGDDDRHFYYTYPEAENHLWAVEFDFRSYYSSIDSLTFAPASALVYLPNYTVSGDMNVGLYSNGSFGPGEEITSSTLTNANLVPGWNEIDLTAAADTLFWLVVNYPTGLGNQQYVSASNGDGSHSYYWDPYYGDEGSWLSMSANGFANEFLFTLTGEFHFMDIDLEVSDFYLEGIFSAGEEIFPRATIHNNSSVSVDSLSVVITKEFPGALENDTLYVYDIAAGADIDLSEIDDISYILSSYPGQYKFTTTLYCEDDQLIDNNSAEINRNTFNYTQSSIMFENMVELDDTYTDGIWNTQDGITDYQLLPINYFPNYQDISYYNSLAEERFYYYELYNLPATVVSGDPIIGYDANNYENHLLEKCAEIDSMHSFVEISHIEALVDTLEDVHVSVLLDPGENLVLTSLASSCEIFGMIYEDGLPLNEQLDGKVFLDTIKFASAELGGLANGVPVDKRTKFNQLYKFTPISGDINNCKLLFWVQNTNDNMIWASGELSFSDFGIVETTDDEISSLHTFLAYPNPFNLQGSLKVKLPETLRSSAVQINIYNIKGQIVRNLEAGELTWDGYDNKQHLAGNGIYLMQINHSAKRDWLKIMVVK